DNA from Colletotrichum higginsianum IMI 349063 chromosome 7 map unlocalized unitig_7, whole genome shotgun sequence:
AGAGAGAAACCGGGTGCCAGCACCACATGTTCCTTGTGGGCTCCGTGAGTCAGCAATCTTCCGACTCTGCAATACGATTTGAGGGAACCCTGTACCATGTTGTTTGGGATTGGGCAATTGTCAAATGGGAGTGGCGCGACTACCAGTGGAATATTCGTGATGGGCAGAAGCTCTATTACGGGGGAAAGACAACCGAGGCAAAGGCTGCCGAGGGCAATTTGCGCCGGCTAGGTGAGTTTGAAAGTCCAAACCCTACGTGTGGTAATTGCAAGTAATTAACATCCGTCTTAGCCGATGAATGGGTCGATGCAAACGTCGACTGCCGTGATCTCGAGAACAACAACTGCCTTGGATTTTACAAGTGGATGGCAAGGCATATGCAGTAGGCTTCCCAGTAAAGCCGAGGCTGGGCTATACCCATTAGCTTGAGTGGCTTCCAGACACAAAGAGGAGATCATTGTTGCAGTACTCGACGCCATGTTGAAAAGAATGGGACCTTGGCTGCAGACCTCCTCCGTAGGGTATGGCCACCAACGGTACTTGAGTCGACAAATTCATACTATCACAACTGTCCTGCCATATGTATAATAAAAAATtggaaggaagaagagagctGTCCTGCTCATGGCCAGTAGCCTCTTCAAACAAATGTTTGCTTGAAAGCGTCGAAAAGTCTCCCAGCCGAGTCCATGGTACACAATCATCCTACACCATGAATTTCAACCCATCTCAGGCGGATACTACGTATtcaaagaaaaagaagaaactCTGAGTTTTAGGTTAGGGAACCCCTCGAGTCCTGGAGTAGAACTTTGCTCAGTGTATCTCACCACTGCTACCTCCTCGCCAAGATCGCTCAACAGCAGACTAGATATTCTGCTTGATTTCTATCACCGCAACAGCAGGTGAGCAGGGCCTCAATATGGCCGATGTTGAATGAGAGGGTACATGTAACGCAAACGAAGGACACTTTGGAGCCTAGGAAAGGGACTGCTGAAGACCAAGCGAGTAAGGCAACAGAGTGCAGCCAACATGCAGGACAACAGTTGGGCAGACAACACACTAAATATAAGACACACTACAGAGTAGACATAAGCATAACTCACATGTTCCCATCCTCCTGTCAGGTTCTTTCAATTTAGGCTTTCTGACCGTTGCCAGCCGGCAGCCGAGCCAATTGATAAACCCTATCTCCGAAGGCCCCTGTAAGTGCCTATACCCTTCAATTCAACAATGTTCGGCCGGCCGGTGTTGCCGGAGCGGGGCGGCGGCCTACAggccttttcccttttttccccttttccctctttcaCCGGCCTAACGCTGATACAACATTAAATAAGAAAAAAAAGCGTCAAGCATTCTTGGTCTGTGACCTAATTAATTCCATGATTCTTACCCGAGAATCGACTGCCGACCGCACCTAACTCAATTCAATGTCGCGTTTCGACGTCTGTCATCCGGACGACCTCAACCGACCCTTCAAATCGGTAAAAGAATATCCAACCCCAGACATACACGGCAATCAGGGCCACGTGAAAAAAACATCCTTGACGCTCACACGCTGAGCTACAGCGACCTGACATCATCGTACCGCTCCTCAACCTCACATACCATGACCCCGACTTGCTTAGCCCGGGCTACTACTTCCTTGCGCCTTTCAAGAGCCTCGTCTCGGTTCCATTGATTTACGACAACAACGGTGTACGTAAGCAATGTCTCCCTTCCCCACCGTTCTCTTGCTCGTGCCCCTCAACCGGCTGAGCGTTCCTCACAAGCCAGCAGTAACTGACAATAGGGGGGAACGCAGCACCTGGTTTGGGTTGGGAGCGATGGCCTCGCTGGCACAGAAGGGCATGGTCCGCACGTCTACGATTTCCACGTGTGTGACTATCAGGGCTCACAGAGTAGTAGCATATGCATGCTGCGCGGGTTCAACGACCAGGGCAACGTGCGAGGCGACGCAATCATCATGGACTCCCATTACCGGCAAGTGAAGCAAGTGTTCGCCAGCGGCGTCGCCACCTCGTGCGACCTCCACGAGTTCACCACCGCCAACGccgggacgacggcgctCGTCACCCAGtaccggcgccggccgtaTGACCTGCCGGGCAGAGGGCTGGTGTGGCTTCTGGAGGGCGTGTTCCAGGAGCTCGACATCGAGTCTGGTCGCGTCCTTTTTGAGTGGAAGTCGTTGGATCACGTCGCTCCGTTCGAAAGCGTACTCACCCCAAAGCAAGCGACGCGGTCTCTTCCATGGGATTATTTCCACCTGAACTCTGTCGAGAAGATGCCCGACGGAAACTATCTCGTCTCATCGAGACACACCTCGACCATCTTCAAGATATCCGCTCGCGACGGCACCATCATGTGGCGCCTCGGTGGACCGCTTTCCTCCTTTGAACCTATGGACCCCCCGCTCCTCTTCCAACACCACGCTCGGGTCCTGGCGGAGGACGGGGAAACCACCAGATTGTCGGTTTTCGACAATGGCCGACGTCCCGCGATGAAACCCGAGAGACCGTCAGCCGGTGTGATTCTCCAGCTCAACCACAAATCCAAAACGGTGCTGGTAGAACGCCGATACTCCGGTCCGGGAGTGCAATACATCATCAAGGTCGCCGGCAGCACCCTCGTTCTCCCGAACCAGaacgtcctcgtcggcttcggggACTCGGCCTGCTTCACAGAGTACACCAGCAACGGCACGCTTGCCCTCAAGGCTTGCCTTAAAGATGACACGAGAGGGACACTGTATCGCGCCTACAAATCTCCCTGGATCGGCCGGCCGCTGTCCGACGTCGCGCTGGTCTCCTTCTCACGCACGAATCTATCTTCAACGGCCTTCTACGTGAGCTGGAACGGGGCCACCGAGGTGCGGCAGTGGCGCGTGCTTGGGGCCTCGAGCCAGAGCGGACCTTTCGAGGAGGTATCGCTCGTGGCAAAGGGAGGGTTCGAGACGACCATCTCCACGGACAAACACTACGCCGCCGCGTATGTCGAGGCACTTTCGGCGGAGGGAGAAGTCCTCGGGAAGTCGGCCGTGGCCGCGACGCTCGTACCCAGCGAGGCCAACGGGCCTCACTGTGACGACTTTTGGTGCATCGAGTCATCGCCCTGCCCCATCGCGGTCGAGACTGGATCTGCCGTTGGGGTGCCCTCTCCACTACACGTGGTGGGTGATTGGCAACATGTGCCTTTCGCGCAAGGGTTCTTATTAAACATGCTGATCACTCCGCTGCTTTTTGTCTTGTTGAGATTTGCTCGTCAGAAGTGGAGGGGCGGCTGCGGCATCGGTCGACGACTTGCTTAATTCTTTTACGATGCCCAatcccccctttttcttccaATATTATCTCCTCCCAAAACGGAAGAGGCCAAAATTACTGATCGACGACGATTGGCGGTGTGACGGCCCCGCTCTAGTTAAACAGCAAAAAGTACCAGCATTAATGACAATCTGATTCCGGGCAACGCCTCTCTCTGCCCCGGTAGCTGGTGCGAAAAGTTCAGTATGCCAGAGCACTAGTTATGTTTGCCCTCTTTCATCGCAGGCATAGGAGATACACAGCGCGGAAAGCGCCCTTTTTTGGCAGAAGCGTTGATTTTTGACGACTCCTATATCTTCCAGCTTCCTTGGTCCAACCCGTGGAACTGGTAAATATTGTTGGCGGAGCATGTTTGACACTGTAAGAGTAAGACAACGGACGTCCAAAGGCACCTCCCGTACCGTACAACAACTGTCCATAGCCAGCAAAGGATGCGATGTGTTGAACAAACGCAGCTGATTTCCCTCCCTGCATGACTGATCAACTACAAACGACAAAGCACTCGGCGCAGTTGCAGGAATACAAGATCATCTACCTAAaagctttttttttttttttataaatcttttccttttcttttttacGGCTTTGTGTAGATAAGAAACGTCGCCATAGACTTGCAAGAGCATAAAAGTCCTCACTAACACGAATCGAAGAAAGAAATCTCTAAACACTCTGTTGCTGCTCATCTGTTTCGGCCAAGACAGACCTTTGCAGGTTTACTGGGAATGCACTAAGCCTCGATATCGTTGACGTCCTCCTGGACCGCCGCATCCTTGTGGTTCTGAGTGTAGATGTAACGAGCCTCGATATCGTTGACGTCCTCCTGGACCGCCGCATCCTTGTGGTTCTGAGTGTAGATGTAACGAGCCTCGATATCGTTGACATCCTCCTGGACCGCCGCATCCTTGTGGTTCTGAGTGTAGATGTAACGAGCCTCGATATCGTTGACGTCCTCCTGGACCGCCGCATCCTTGTGGTTCTGAGTGTAGATGTAACGAGCCTCGATATCGTTGACATCCTCCTGGACCGCCGCATCCTTGTGGTTCTGAGTGTAGATGTAACGAGCCTCGATATCGTTGACATCCTCCTGGACCGCCGCGTCCTTGTGGTTCTGGGTGTAGATATACCGAGCCTCAACATTGGGCCCCAAAGCCGTGGAATCTTGCCCTATACCCACGAATCATCAGAAATGCTGACCTAGAACCTAGACCTCTTCGTCATGCCATTCTGGCAATGCGTCCCATGCAATGTGTATTGAGCACAATGTACTCACCAGGCACCGGAGCAGCTTGCGCGGCATAAGCCGCGACAAGAACGACGGCGTAAAAGGTTCTGTTAAGCATGATTTCGAGGAGAACAACAAGACGTGTGTTGGTGATCTATAGTTTGAGACGAAAGATTGAGCTTGAGATGTCGCAATGATACTAAAGTTTGAGGATTCACGATGcgaggtgatgatggcgcaCTCGGAGTGATATTACTTTCGCCAACGAGTCGGATCCGGTGGAGACTGAGAAGAGTCCTGGTCCTTGATGGAGAACCAAGTTATCTATAGAGTTCTCCGCTTTGTCTCGTCTAGGCAATTTCACAGGTATGTGAGAAAGTTTAATAGAGTGGGCGGATGTATGTTGACTCCATTCACTCCCATGATTACTTATCCACATGAACGGGCGGGCTGCTCCAGATAATCTTGCGTCGGAAAGTATCCTCCAAAGACGGAGAGAAGAAAGTTACGGCTTTGGAGTCTGCCCGGCATTTAAAAGCCATTGTAGGAGGCCGAGACACCATCGCTTCCAGACACAGTCGCGATATCATCCATCACTCTCAGGGCGGACGGAGCCTTGGCCAAACAGCAAAAGTTCCTCCGTCTTCATCACACCCGTAAGCTCTCTGCAACTCATGAATACTAAGTCTCGTTCGATACCACACTTGAGCTGACACTTTGGTAACAAGATCTTGCCATCATGGTGCTCTCTGGAGAAAAGAAGGCGAAGAAACCGGCGACGGATATCTTCACCACGACCGACACCGACATTGACCGCCGTCGCCTATCTCGCGTAGTGCCTATGAGAGTGCTCTGTCTCGGGCTTGGGAGGACAGGGACAGCATGTACAAAACGCGCCTGAAACCCGTATTTGCTCTGTTCCATTTGCTGACTGTCCTCCTCcgtccctctccccccctgaAGCCCTCCGCTCCGCCCTGATTCAACTGGGTTTCCAAGACACATACCACATGATGAGTGCTAGCTCGGAGAACCCGCCCGACTGCTTGATGTGGAGCGAGGCTCTTGCTGCAAAGTACGACGGGATCGGGGAGTTCGGCAAGGACAAGTGGGACGCTCTGCTCGGTCACTGCCAGGCCGTGACCGATTGGCCCGCTGCTTCGTTCGCACCCGAGTTGGTCGAAGCTTATCCAGAGGCCAAGGTCATCCTCACGACCCGTGATGCGGACAGCTGGTTCGAGTCCACGAGGGTGACGGTGAACCACCGCGCCAACGACCGTTTCCTCTGGCTCCTGTCCCACTTTGACTGGGCGTCGTCCATGTACTACCCGATGCTGCGCAGGTACTGGGACGCGGTGTTCAAGAAGGATTTCGAGAAGCACGGGAAAGAGGTCTTTCTGGAACACAACGACcacgtccgccgcctcgtcccaCCCGACAGATTGCTTGAATACAGGGTCGGCGAGGGGTGGGAACCGTTGTGCAAGTTCCTGGGATGCCCCGTCCCTTCGACCCCGTTCCCCCGCGACAACTCGGGAAACTCGTTCGTCCGGCGCACCGGGCGGAGAAACCGGTTGCAGCTGTGTAACGTGTTGTTCCGTTGGGGCTCTTGGTTGCTAGGCGGCTGGTGCTTGCTCGTTATCGGGAAAAGTCTCCTTAGAGTTTCATAGATTTTATACAGACAACAACCCGGCAGACAGCGCAGCATAGTTTGCCTCCCTCCGCGGAACCCGCGTATCTGTCTACCGTTCGTGACACGCGTATATCCGGCAGCAGTCGGCAACTACTTGCCTAAGGTTTGTGAAAATCAGGATAACTGACTTACTTGCTTTCCTTCGCCCGGTTAAGTGGGGGGTGGGGCCTGTCAATATTCCGATGAATCGGGCGGATGCATAGTATTAAACCTAACCGGGATGAACGCGATGTTCTCTGTCAATATAGTTCCCTACAGGCTTACTGACTAATAACTCACCTCGACCGCTAATGACCTACCTTGGCTATCCACAGGGCTTGGCTTGCGGAGGAAGTTGTGACGGAGCACGATTCAGTTCACATCATGGACCCAGTTTTCAGTGTCAGAGGCCCCGGAGGCTGCTTGCTCTTGACTACTTTCTCCTCGCAAAGTTTGGCTTGACCTTTTGCCGAGAAAATAAGCCCCTTTGCGTTCTTTTCGCACATGATCTGGTTCTCGTTACGTTTGTGTTCGCAAGCAAAGTAGCTAGACGGATAACAGACAGAGTCTTACaccacggccgccgaggtAGGTAGCTAGTAAGAAGGTGCTTGTTGATTACAGCTACCGTATTCCCGACCCATTGGGCGACCTGGCGGAGGTGAACACAACGGGGGATATTCGGGCGCGAAACTGAGATTTCATGCCCTGTGTCGTCCTAGCATAGAGCAGACATCGTACGGGTCTTGTCGCCTTTTCGCAGCATTGCTTCCGGTCGTACCACACCGACCATGGTGCAGAGGCTATTCAGACTGCCATGGGCCTACTTGCCCAGCAACAAGGCTGCGGTCGCCGTGATAGCCTCGGTGAGGGTTGTTGACTTTTACCAAATCGCGAGTTTCCAGACCTGCATAACCCTGCATCTCCAGTACTTGGACCCAGGCCTTCCGCTGGCCGACGTGGCCCGCAACGTCGGCATAGCCCAGGGTATCTTCACCGCCGCTCAGATTGTCTCTGCCCCGGCCTGGGGTGTCGCGGCTGACAGGATCGGCCGCAAGGCAGTCATTCTCATCGGGCTCGTCGGCACGGCCGTTGCctgcgtcgccgtcgccttcgcaGGCTCCTTTCAGACGATAGTCCTTTGGCGCTtgttcgccggcgccgtgaaCGGAACAGTAGTCGCTGCTCGGGCTGCCATGTCCGATAGCCTTCCGCCGCAACATCGACCGGCGGGCTTCTCGACGCTGGTCCTTGCGTTCCACGTTGCCAACGCCGTGGGTCCATGTAAGTGGTATTTTTGGTTTCTCAACCGTAACACCTGACTACAAGAAGTTGTTCTTCTACCGCATGTGTGTGTCTCTTGGATCTGCTTCTTCACAGCTGACTCCCCGTCCCGATGTAGTGCTGACAGCCGCCTCCATGAGGTCCGGGGCTGGCACAACTTCCAGCCTTGGCCTTCCCGACTACATTGGCGAGAACAGGCTGATGGCTTCGTTGTCTAAACAGCCGTATGCGCTGCCAAACCTCCTAAGTGCGCTTTTTCTCCTCATGGATGCCCTTTTGGTTTGGTTCAAGTTGGAGGAAACTTCCAAGGACGCGCACCAGATCCGGCACATGGCAGCTGTTCAACTACAATCCTGGACCGCACGTCTCCGTCAATACAGACGTGTGCCTGACTGCGAGGACCAGACAGCTTCCATGATGGATTCTTCGGCCAAGAACGAACCAATCCTCGAAACGCAGCAACTTACAAGCCACAACCAAGAGCCAACAGAACCACTATGGACACCCAGGCTTTTCATTGTCCTTGCCACAGTGGCTATTCTCGAGTTTCACCTCGGGTAAGTTCAAGTCCTTCCAAGATGAAACGCGATATTCCATTGAAACCATGAAGCTAACACGGCTCTTGTCAGTGCTTTTGGGTCCATGTGGGCTCTTTTCGTGGTTGCCGACCGCCGCAAGCCCGACGCCCCCATCAAGCTGCCCTTCACTTTCACCGGCGGCCTTCAACTTGAAAGCTCGCAGCTTGGTTTCGCCATGGGAATGCTTGGGATCATCGGCACTCTGCTACAGTTCACAGCCGTGCCCTACTACACGACCAAGAAAGGTGCAGTTCGGTCGTTCAAGGCCTCGTTACCGCTGTTTGCCATTTCACTTTTCTTGGCCCCGTACCTCTCGCTCGTGCCCGCCGCTCGTTCCGGCACTCTCTGGCTGGGCATCTTTCTCGTTCTCTTCCTCCATGTCGTAAGCCGGTCGTTTGGCATTTTGGCGTCGATCTTGCTCGTGAACCAGGCCACCAATCTGCCATCCCGTCGTGGAACAGTTCACGGAATAGGCAACACGGTGTCGAGCACCTTTCGTACGGCTGGTGCCATGGCTGGGGGGGTGTTATACGGACTCGGCGAGCAGCGGAATCAAGTGGGATTCGGTTGGTGGTTTGTGTGTTTTGTGAGCATTCAGGGCTGGATCATGGGATGCTGGCTTTGAAGATGTAGCTTACGCGCACGCTTGGCCTTTTGACTTCCCATCTTACACCACCAAATCAGTCAACGGCTGGAACACGAAAACCTTCCAAGACTTGTTATTGAATAGTCTATCTGACTGTACAGTTGCCACAGGCTAGAGCCTGCAAGATAGTCTGAGTTCCCAGGCATAGTCCCCATGGATCCAAGCATGTGCTTCAATGACATCCATTCTCTTATTCTCTTAATTCTTTTTTTTACGCAAATCTCCGACTAAGGCCCCCAGGCTACCTCAAGAAGTGTACATTGCATAGTCAGTCTCGGACCTCGACCCCGCGGCGACATCCAAGTGCTGCCCTTCTTGGATCCCGTTACTCAAGTCTGCGCCGTGCTCCAGCAGCAGGGCAACCATGTCGGTGCGACCCAGCATCACTGCCCGCTGCAGCGGGGTGAACCCGGAGCCGTCTCTGCAGTTTATGGCTATGTCCTGgcgctgcagcagcaggcgcAGCGTGTCGAGCTGGCCCGAGGCGATGGACAGGTGCAGGAGCGGCACAGTGGGCttgggaagaagaggctgtGGACTGGCAGCGGATGGTTGTGAAGCACATGGAGTGGGCTGCGGCAGTGTCGagggtggtggcggtggtggcggcggtggcggcggcgattGTGTTCCCTGGCGGCTCTCCGCCTGGTTGAGGTCGTAGCTGAGAGCGAGACCCGGGAAGGATTGCTTCCTGACGGATTTTGACGGTGATAGAGAGCCGGCGTAGGGGTACCATCCCGGGGGCATCTCCAGGTCTCTATCGAGATGGCTGAttgtcgacgccgccagGCTGGACCCGAGAGGGGAGTGCAGTTCTGTGTTGTTCGGATGCAAGAGATGGAAGAAATCGGGTCTGTCGAAGCCCGGGCCCGGAGTGTGCCGGCCGTGGGTGGACCCGGAGTCCCGGCGGCTGATAATCACGGAGGGATCATGGGGCCAACCGGCGTCTTTCCTCGATTGTCTCGACGGGGGGCCCGGCACATCACCGCCGTCCGcgtggtgggtggtgtgccgcagttgttgttgttgttgttgatgatgatgcacCTGCTGGCGCCTCTTGTGATGTTCTGAACCGAAGTTGCCCGGTGCGGGATAGAACCCAAAGTCTTCCGTTTCCGACATGGTGGGAGACGTGTTCAAGTCGTCGAATGGCACCGGGTCGTCGTTCACGGGAGCGGGCTTGAATCCACTTCTGTGGCGTTCTGACTGCCGGGACCAGGCCTGAAGAAGAAACACGTTAGTCATGACAGATGACTCTCGGGCAGATGACAAGATTGCTGGTCTAGGATGTATGGCAGCCCCCCGGGGTCAGCCCGTATTACCTTGTCTGCCTGTGCTGCCTCGCCCTCTCTTAtcttgccgctgctgctactgctgctgctgctgctattTGCCCCATCCCGAACCAACAACGTCGAGGCTGATGACTGCTCCTCTTGATGCTGCTCCGTTTCTTGAAGCTCCTGCAGTTGCTTCCTCAGTAGCTCGACTTCCTTTGTCTTGTCACGCATGTTTCTACCTGTTGTTGCTTGACCGGTCAGTTCTGATATCGTGTGCACAATGGCGACCAATGTCAAAAAGCGGAGGCGGATGGGTATTATCTCACGATAGGCCCGCTGGGCAAGACGGTTTTGGATCTTCCTTCGCTCCGCGGTGTCCGGGAGGTTCCGCCAGTCTTCGTCGGGCTTCATCAGCTCGGCGTACATAACTGTCTTGGGCCGGCGGGTCCGCGGGTCGGCGGCAGTGGCCAGGTCAGCTTCCGTTGTCATGTTGAGGTTACGGTGAGAATGAGAAAACGAGAATAATACATCGGGGGCCGTGAACCACATATGACAGGCGAGTAACGGAGAGAGGCCTCGAGACTTTTGTCTGGAATACGACCTATATAGACAGACTACTTGGTGTTTTTGGCTCGGGATCCTGCGGCGCAAGAACAGATATGCGTCCCATTGGGTGTCACTTGGCGCCATATTGACCATCACCGGGTGCAGGCTTACTGCACAATGTTGTTGGTCCCCGTCCCCTATCCGATGCTTACGGATTGTTTTGGTAGATACCGACGACCCTGACCACGCCTTTTCCCCCTACGATGGTGGTTTTGGCAAGCTCGCCTATCAAAGTCGGTGTTCGTCCGGTGAAAGGATTCAGACCCTTACTGGTGATATGTTGGTCCCTGCATACCGTTCCGTCCAGGCTGTAATGCTTGGGGGCCCGCCGGGCATCATCAGTAGGCATTAGGTGTACGTTTTACGTTTTGGGTGAACTCACATCTGCCTGGTGATGATGCCAGgcgacgctgctgctgcaggatATCGGTAACGGGCAGGTGAGGGATTTCGCAGAGCCTTGTCGACCTCGTTGACGTTATTTGTGCCCACACTCTCACCATGAACGGTGCAACGCTGGGCCACTGCAACATCGCTCTGTGATTGGCGAGACAGAGGAGCCAAGAATTCGCAATCCTCCCACGGCGCCAACTTGCCAGTGTCGTTCTTTCAAACTGCATGTGCACCAATCCTATGGTCCTCAAGGTTGACCAGCGAAgtagggggggggaggagtcTACTAGAGAGAAACGGATGCTGTAAGAGTTCATCGTGTAAGTACGGAATCTCCTTGGCTTGTTTTACAGCTGAAGTGAATGATCATCACTTATTCCACCACCTGGTTCTGGCCAATGTGGAGTTTCCCAATCATAAGCATTGCTGAGCAATTCTAGTTCCATCGTCTACAGGGACTCGGGTAGAACGGAAATTATTCCCGGACTGTAGGGAATCGAGGTAGGTCCACTGGCACCGGATGGGAAAGTCGAAGAACCCCATTGTTTGAAAAGTTGCCAAGTTCCCCGATTGTGTCTTTATCACTGTTCATGTAGATGAAGAGTATTGGACCGGTCAAAGTGCTACCCGTGTTTACTCTGCTGGCCAAAGCCCGctttgtgtgtgtgcatTGCTATGCTATGTATGATGTTGACGAACTCGGCTCGGGACGAAAAAAACAGTCTTCCAAAAGAAATAGtgcccccttcccccttccgACCTTCTCTTCCCCAAGTTGCAAGGTCCCATCAGGGATTCACGGATCCGACACAGGGCCCCGCTCAGGGTGCAGCAGGTAGACGACCAATGCCGTATTCTCCTTGGGCTGCGTGACGCGgtgcggcgcggcgcggaTACGGCCGTTCGACTCGGCACTCAGCGCGTCCCCCACGTAGATGACATGCAGACCCtcgacgggctcgacgagACCCCACTCGCCCGTGCTGACCTGGAGGATCTCGAGCGACGCCGCCTCGTAGTACAGGAGCGTCAGCAGTCCGCTGTCGGTGTGCTCGGGGATCAGGTGCGTGCCCACCGGGGCGCCGGAGCGACCCAGGGTCAGGTTGGTGGTGCCGGGCTGCTTGGGGtcgtcgcccgcggcgatgggcgagggaggggacAGCGAGGTCGAGACGAGCCGGTACAGGTCCCtgagggcctcgtcgctgAACGACGCCACGTCGGCGAGTTCCTTGGCCACGGCCTGGAAGTCCGAAGGCAGGTCTAGCTTGCCACTTATCTCGAGGGCGCGGGAGATCTAAGGGTAAAGGCGGGTTAGgatcggggggggggagcgggaggaaagaggagaaggtgGGTAAAAGCATGTGGCAAGGGCGTGATGGCACGAACCTCATAAgtctcgacgtcgtcgccatgcTTGTAGTACCTAAAGATACCTCAACAGTCAGAGGGGCTGGTGGACTCGAAAATGGCGAATTCGCTCTGAGGGCTGGGTCCGGGGCCCTCGTTCATCCAAGAAGGGGAGTTGCCAAGAACCCGAAAGCTGTCAGGATCGGGATCCTGACAAGGACACAGTGGGGAGGAGGATATCCGTCCCGGGGATCGGTCCGGAGTGGTTAGGGGGGGGGCTAGGGGTAAGGAGAGACTTGGCAACCAAAGTTCTTACCCGTTTTCAGGGATGTCGCTGGCATATGCAATCTTATGCTCAGAAGGCCTGGAAAAGAAGTTGTGCTGAGCCTCATAGAGTGGTTGAAGATGGCCCAGCACCTTCTTGGCGCTGGGCCCCTGCAGGTCCAGGAAGAAGATGCCATCCTTGGTTGCAGCCCGGATGTAGTTCTGGACCTCCGTAGGATCGCGGGCCTTGAGTCTTTCGTAGTTGACGATAGGCAGCTTGGCCAGCTTGGTGTGCGTGCTTGCCGTCATTATGACTTGATTTCAGTGGTGAACAAATGACGAGTAGGGAAAAGAGGATTCTTGGTGTTGTCTGGGTTCGACTTCAGGGTAGATGGATGTCTGGGTTTTGCTTCGGGAACCCCGACGAGGTGTGACTTGACAGGTCTAAATACGCCCTTTTTTCCTGGTCTAGATATGGCCCTTGGAAAGCAGCACTTCAGTACAGTAAAGCCAATGTATTTTACATCGAGAATCAAGAGTTAAGGCCTGCCTTACGGACGCGGCAGTGTTGCCCATCATACCCTCGCCATGGATAGTCATCAAGTCGAGCGCCGATCCGTCAACTTTGGTGTGTACAGGTATGACAGGGGTCCGGGGAATATTGA
Protein-coding regions in this window:
- a CDS encoding Secreted protein; this encodes MLRGFNDQGNVRGDAIIMDSHYRQVKQVFASGVATSCDLHEFTTANAGTTALVTQYRRRPYDLPGRGLVWLLEGVFQELDIESGRVLFEWKSLDHVAPFESVLTPKQATRSLPWDYFHLNSVEKMPDGNYLVSSRHTSTIFKISARDGTIMWRLGGPLSSFEPMDPPLLFQHHARVLAEDGETTRLSVFDNGRRPAMKPERPSAGVILQLNHKSKTVLVERRYSGPGVQYIIKVAGSTLVLPNQNVLVGFGDSACFTEYTSNGTLALKACLKDDTRGTLYRAYKSPWIGRPLSDVALVSFSRTNLSSTAFYVSWNGATEVRQWRVLGASSQSGPFEEVSLVAKGGFETTISTDKHYAAAYVEALSAEGEVLGKSAVAATLVPSEANGPHCDDFWCIESSPCPIAVETGSAVGVPSPLHVVGDWQHVPFAQGFLLNMLITPLLFVLLRFARQKWRGGCGIGRRLA
- a CDS encoding Gram-positive signal ysirk family, whose translation is MLNRTFYAVVLVAAYAAQAAPVPGQDSTALGPNVEARYIYTQNHKDAAVQEDVNDIEARYIYTQNHKDAAVQEDVNDIEARYIYTQNHKDAAVQEDVNDIEARYIYTQNHKDAAVQEDVNDIEARYIYTQNHKDAAVQEDVNDIEARYIYTQNHKDAAVQEDVNDIEA
- a CDS encoding Nad dependent epimerase encodes the protein MMSASSENPPDCLMWSEALAAKYDGIGEFGKDKWDALLGHCQAVTDWPAASFAPELVEAYPEAKVILTTRDADSWFESTRVTVNHRANDRFLWLLSHFDWASSMYYPMLRRYWDAVFKKDFEKHGKEVFLEHNDHVRRLVPPDRLLEYRVGEGWEPLCKFLGCPVPSTPFPRDNSGNSFVRRTGRRNRLQLCNVLFRWGSWLLGGWCLLVIGKSLLRVS
- a CDS encoding Nad dependent epimerase, encoding MVQRLFRLPWAYLPSNKAAVAVIASVRVVDFYQIASFQTCITLHLQYLDPGLPLADVARNVGIAQGIFTAAQIVSAPAWGVAADRIGRKAVILIGLVGTAVACVAVAFAGSFQTIVLWRLFAGAVNGTVVAARAAMSDSLPPQHRPAGFSTLVLAFHVANAVGPSASMRSGAGTTSSLGLPDYIGENRLMASLSKQPYALPNLLSALFLLMDALLVWFKLEETSKDAHQIRHMAAVQLQSWTARLRQYRRVPDCEDQTASMMDSSAKNEPILETQQLTSHNQEPTEPLWTPRLFIVLATVAILEFHLGAFGSMWALFVVADRRKPDAPIKLPFTFTGGLQLESSQLGFAMGMLGIIGTLLQFTAVPYYTTKKGAVRSFKASLPLFAISLFLAPYLSLVPAARSGTLWLGIFLVLFLHVVSRSFGILASILLVNQATNLPSRRGTVHGIGNTVSSTFRTAGAMAGGVLYGLGEQRNQVGFGWWFVCFVSIQGWIMGCWL
- a CDS encoding Calcium/calmodulin-dependent protein kinase type 1B; translation: MTTEADLATAADPRTRRPKTVMYAELMKPDEDWRNLPDTAERRKIQNRLAQRAYREIIPIRLRFLTLVAIVHTISELTGQATTGRNMRDKTKEVELLRKQLQELQETEQHQEEQSSASTLLVRDGANSSSSSSSSSGKIREGEAAQADKAWSRQSERHRSGFKPAPVNDDPVPFDDLNTSPTMSETEDFGFYPAPGNFGSEHHKRRQQVHHHQQQQQQLRHTTHHADGGDVPGPPSRQSRKDAGWPHDPSVIISRRDSGSTHGRHTPGPGFDRPDFFHLLHPNNTELHSPLGSSLAASTISHLDRDLEMPPGWYPYAGSLSPSKSVRKQSFPGLALSYDLNQAESRQGTQSPPPPPPPPPPPSTLPQPTPCASQPSAASPQPLLPKPTVPLLHLSIASGQLDTLRLLLQRQDIAINCRDGSGFTPLQRAVMLGRTDMVALLLEHGADLSNGIQEGQHLDVAAGSRSETDYAMYTS
- a CDS encoding 2og-fe oxygenase family protein, which encodes MTASTHTKLAKLPIVNYERLKARDPTEVQNYIRAATKDGIFFLDLQGPSAKKVLGHLQPLYEAQHNFFSRPSEHKIAYASDIPENGYYKHGDDVETYEISRALEISGKLDLPSDFQAVAKELADVASFSDEALRDLYRLVSTSLSPPSPIAAGDDPKQPGTTNLTLGRSGAPVGTHLIPEHTDSGLLTLLYYEAASLEILQVSTGEWGLVEPVEGLHVIYVGDALSAESNGRIRAAPHRVTQPKENTALVVYLLHPERGPVSDP